From Granulicella sp. WH15, the proteins below share one genomic window:
- a CDS encoding transcriptional regulator, giving the protein MSRKAEHIGAFVQERTLVRSNELKGLPASRSHLWNLAKAGKIERVGHGLYRSKEAPLSAYETLLETAKRVPRGVLCLSSALRYHELTSENPFEVWLAIERGSWTPKMDYPPVRIVHYSKATFEFGIESHSVDGGTLRVYSPAKTVADCFKFRSKVGIETAIQALRAAYREKKASMDDLWDAAKVCRVVNVMRPYMESLI; this is encoded by the coding sequence ATGAGCAGAAAGGCCGAACATATCGGAGCATTTGTCCAGGAGAGAACCCTCGTGCGCTCAAACGAGCTGAAGGGCCTTCCTGCTTCGCGCTCCCATCTCTGGAATCTAGCGAAGGCGGGCAAGATCGAACGTGTCGGCCACGGACTCTATCGCTCAAAGGAAGCTCCTCTATCGGCCTACGAAACGCTGCTCGAAACGGCAAAGAGAGTTCCCCGCGGAGTCCTTTGCCTTTCTTCCGCGCTGCGATACCACGAACTTACCAGCGAAAATCCTTTTGAAGTCTGGCTCGCCATCGAACGCGGATCATGGACTCCCAAGATGGATTATCCGCCGGTTCGCATCGTCCATTACTCCAAGGCAACTTTCGAGTTCGGCATTGAAAGCCATTCGGTCGATGGCGGAACCCTGCGCGTTTACAGCCCGGCGAAGACCGTTGCGGATTGTTTTAAGTTCCGCTCCAAAGTCGGCATTGAAACAGCCATTCAAGCTCTTCGCGCGGCCTACCGTGAGAAAAAAGCGTCTATGGACGATCTGTGGGATGCCGCAA